One Loxodonta africana isolate mLoxAfr1 chromosome 15, mLoxAfr1.hap2, whole genome shotgun sequence genomic window carries:
- the LOC100675711 gene encoding olfactory receptor 8B8-like, with protein sequence MWVLILFSYFYRSHWKRMDIGNSSLVTKFILVGLTEYSEIQLPLFFLFLGIYIVTVAGNLGFITLIGLNAHLHTPMYYFLFNLSFIDLCYSSVISPKLLVNFVLKMNIISYAGCMTQLFFYCFFVNAECYVLTVMAYDRYVAICKPLLYTITMSPQVSSLLAVIVYVGAFVAAWAHTGCMLRLTFCDANTINHYMCDILPLLELSCTSTHINELVVFTIVGFDVAVPCLTIIVSYAYILSSILHIHSREGRAKAFSTCSSHVIVVCVFFGSGAFMYLHPSSVLSMDQGKVSTVFYTIVVPMLNPLIYSFRNKEVKIALKKSFSRKTFS encoded by the coding sequence ATGTGGGTTCTGATTCTATTCTCCTATTTTTACAGATCCCACTGGAAGAGAATGGATATTGGAAACAGTTCATTAGTAACCAAGTTTATCCTTGTAGGTTTAACAGAATACTCAGAGATTCAACTccccctcttcttcctcttcctaggAATCTACATTGTCACTGTCGCAGGTAACCTCGGATTTATCACTTTAATTGGGCTGAATGCTCACCTTCATACTCCTATGTACTACTTCCTCTTTAATTTATCCTTCATTGATCTTTGTTACTCTTCTGTCATCTCTCCAAAACTGCTGGTAAACTTTGTGTTGAAGATGAATATCATCTCCTATGCAGGATGCATGACTCAGCTCTTTTTCTACTGCTTTTTTGTGAATGCCGAGTGCTATGTGTTAACAGtgatggcctatgatcgctatgtggccatctgcaaacccctgctgTACACGATCACCATGTCCCCTCAAGTCTCTTCTCTGTTGGCTGTGATTGTGTATGTGGGAGCATTTGTTGCTGCCTGGGCCCACACAGGATGCATGCTGAGGCTGACCTTCTGTGATGCCAACACAATCAACCACTACATGTGTGACATCCTCCCCCTCTTGGAGCTCTCTTGCACCAGCACTCACATCAATGAACTGGTGGTTTTCACTATTGTGGGCTTTGATGTTGCTGTGCCCTGCCTCACCATCATTGTCTCTTATGCTTACATTCTCTCCAGCATTCTCCACATTCACTCCAGGGAAGGAAGGGCCAAGGCTTTCAGCACTTGTAGCTCACATGTAATTGTTGTTTGTGTTTTCTTTGGATCAGGGGCATTCATGTACCTCCATCCTTCTTCTGTTTTGTCCATGGACCAGGGGAAAGTGTCCACCGTGTTCTATACCATCGTGGTGCCCATGCTCAATCCTCTGATATACAGCTTCAGGAACAAAGAGGTTAAAATTGCCCTGAAGAAAAGTTTCAGTAGAAAAACATTTTCCTGA